CGCTGGCCCGAATCGAGAAAGGAACCCTCGCTGGTTGTACCCTTCGCCCGGGCTCGGGCGGAAATCAACCGCGGATCACAGGGGTTTCTACGTAGGTCAGGAACTCTTTTCGCGCCGCGCGCGGAACCACAGCCGGATGGGCGTGCCGGCGAAGCCGAATGCCTCGCGGAACTTGTTCTCGAGATACCGCTCGTAACTGGGCGTCACCAGTTCCGGGCTATTGCAGAACAGCACGAAGGTCGGCGGCTTCACCGGGCCCTGCTGGCTGTAGTAGACGCGCAGCCGCTTGCCGTGCCTCATGGGCGGCGGATTGAGGGCGAGGGCCTCGGTGACGACCTCGTTGACCACGCCCGTCGTGACGCGCCGGTTGTTCTCCTCCGCGGCGGCCATGGCGGTCGGCAGCACGTTGTCCACTCGTTGCCCGGTGAGCGCCGACGTGAACACCACCGGCGCGAAGGCCACGTGGTGCAACTCGCTCAGCACCAGTTCCTTGAACTTGGGGAGCGTGTAGGTGTCCTTGGGGACCAGGTCCCACTTGTTGACCACGAGCACCAGGGCCTTGCCGCCCTCCTCGGCGATGCCGGCCAGGCGCTTGTCCTGGTCGGTCACGCCCTCGGTCGCGTCGATCACCAGGACCACGACGTCGGCGCGTTCCATCGCCTTGAGGGCCCGAACCGCCGAGAATTGCTCGACGCCGTAGTCCACCTTGGCCTTCTTGCGCAGGCCGGCGGTGTCCACCAGGGTGATCTGGCGGCCGTCACGCGTGATGACGCTGTCGATGGCGTCCCGGGTGGTGCCGGCCATCGGCGAGACGATCATCCGCTCGGATCCGAGCAGCCGATTCGTGATGGAACTCTTGCCGACGTTGGGCCGGCCGATGATGGCCACCCGCAGGGTGTCGTCTTCGCCTTCTGCTGGCGGCGGCGCCGGAGGGAGGTAAGAGACGATGACGTCCAGCAGATCGCCGGTGCCGGTGCCGTGCAGGCCCGAGACGGGCAGCGGATCGCCCAGGCCAAGCTCGTAGAACTCGTAGGCCTTGGGATCGTCCTTGATGCTGTCGCACTTGTTGACCGCCAGGATCACCGGCTTTCGCGACTTGCGCAGCAACGTGGCGATATCCCGGTCGGCGGCCGTCGGACCGGCGTCGGCATCGACCATGAAGAGCACCT
Above is a window of Candidatus Tanganyikabacteria bacterium DNA encoding:
- the der gene encoding ribosome biogenesis GTPase Der, with the translated sequence MSLPVVAIVGRPNVGKSTLINRFVGGREAIVHGEEGVTRDRLYLKTDWNGRDFLVVDTGGIVPGTSDELLKSVADQARLAIEEADEVLFMVDADAGPTAADRDIATLLRKSRKPVILAVNKCDSIKDDPKAYEFYELGLGDPLPVSGLHGTGTGDLLDVIVSYLPPAPPPAEGEDDTLRVAIIGRPNVGKSSITNRLLGSERMIVSPMAGTTRDAIDSVITRDGRQITLVDTAGLRKKAKVDYGVEQFSAVRALKAMERADVVVLVIDATEGVTDQDKRLAGIAEEGGKALVLVVNKWDLVPKDTYTLPKFKELVLSELHHVAFAPVVFTSALTGQRVDNVLPTAMAAAEENNRRVTTGVVNEVVTEALALNPPPMRHGKRLRVYYSQQGPVKPPTFVLFCNSPELVTPSYERYLENKFREAFGFAGTPIRLWFRARREKSS